From a single Methylosinus sp. H3A genomic region:
- a CDS encoding SDR family NAD(P)-dependent oxidoreductase, with protein MAELDGKIAVVTGGASGIGLATAALFVERGADVVITGRRRSDLDAAVARIGAKAHGVCGDVSKLADLDALYAEIGRAFGRIDILFANAAIAEFAPLGAISEEHFDRLFDINVKGLLFTVQKALPLMAAGGAIILDSSNASVEGTPAFGVYSAGKAAVRSFARSWTKELSPRGIRVNVVSPGATETPIYGKLGLTESEVVELRDYLKTRTPLGRIGRPEEVAQAVLFLATNGYVAGVDLLVDGGMSSV; from the coding sequence ATGGCGGAACTCGACGGAAAAATAGCCGTCGTGACCGGCGGCGCGAGCGGCATAGGGCTCGCGACCGCGGCGCTCTTCGTGGAGCGCGGGGCCGATGTCGTCATCACCGGGCGGCGCCGGTCCGATCTCGACGCCGCCGTCGCGCGGATCGGCGCGAAGGCGCATGGCGTTTGCGGCGATGTGTCGAAGCTCGCCGATCTCGACGCGCTCTACGCCGAAATCGGACGAGCGTTCGGACGCATCGACATTTTGTTCGCCAATGCGGCGATCGCGGAATTCGCGCCGCTGGGCGCGATTTCGGAGGAGCATTTCGATCGCCTGTTCGACATAAATGTGAAAGGCCTGTTGTTCACCGTGCAGAAGGCGCTGCCCCTCATGGCTGCGGGCGGAGCGATCATTCTCGATTCGTCCAACGCCAGCGTCGAGGGAACTCCGGCCTTCGGCGTCTATTCCGCCGGCAAGGCCGCTGTGCGCTCCTTCGCGCGCAGCTGGACGAAGGAGCTCTCGCCGCGTGGGATACGCGTCAATGTGGTCAGTCCCGGCGCGACGGAGACGCCGATCTATGGCAAGCTCGGTCTTACGGAAAGCGAGGTCGTCGAGCTTCGCGACTATTTGAAGACGCGCACGCCATTGGGGCGCATCGGCAGACCGGAAGAAGTCGCGCAGGCGGTGTTGTTTCTCGCGACCAACGGCTATGTGGCCGGTGTCGATCTCCTGGTGGATGGCGGCATGTCGAGCGTTTGA
- a CDS encoding sigma-70 family RNA polymerase sigma factor: MSSSEKVLDKLYQDYAPALRRFARRRVGAQESEDIVQDIYLHALQRVDVTKLESPRAYLFRIAANLSVDAIRRDRIRSRYVEEAARAADQAERSNSGDTIAMLMELQKLCASLERLPPLLREIFLLKRLEHLTSAEIATRVGISVRTVERLLARANDEIRRDFRL; this comes from the coding sequence ATGAGCTCGTCCGAGAAAGTCCTCGACAAATTGTACCAAGACTACGCGCCGGCTCTGCGCCGCTTCGCGCGCCGGCGCGTCGGAGCGCAAGAGTCCGAAGACATTGTGCAGGACATCTATCTCCATGCGTTGCAGCGCGTCGACGTCACGAAGCTCGAGAGCCCCCGCGCCTATCTCTTTCGCATCGCCGCCAATCTCTCGGTCGACGCGATACGCCGCGATCGCATCCGTTCGCGCTATGTCGAAGAGGCTGCGCGCGCTGCCGATCAAGCGGAGCGATCCAATTCCGGCGACACGATCGCGATGCTGATGGAGCTGCAAAAGCTGTGCGCGTCGCTCGAGCGCTTGCCGCCGCTCTTACGTGAGATATTTCTTCTCAAACGCCTCGAGCATCTGACGAGCGCCGAAATCGCCACACGCGTCGGCATATCCGTGCGGACCGTCGAACGTCTTCTCGCCAGGGCGAATGACGAGATAAGGCGCGATTTCCGACTCTGA